The Microbacterium luteum nucleotide sequence CATTGCGATCACCCGACCATCGCAAGTGGAGCGGTTGCACCGCTTCGGGGCGACGCGCCCGCTACCGCGGCGTGACGGATCGCAGCCCGTCGGCGATCGGGGCCATCCGGCGCCGAACGTAGGCATCCAGCGGCTCGTCGATATCGCTCGTCGTCCATTCGTCGGTGCAGTGCGCGGCAGCGGCAACGAGGGCATGGGCGAGCAGGTCGACGAGTCCCGAATCCACCTCCGGCGCTCGTGCGGCCGCCGCGTCGCGCAGATGGTCCGTCAGTTGCGTGACGGACAAGGACATGAAGGCACGCAGCTCCTCGTCCTGGTCCACGACGCGGCGGCGACGCTGGAGCTGCTCCCGCTCCGCGGCG carries:
- a CDS encoding TetR family transcriptional regulator; its protein translation is MTARGRGRPRESSHEEIRDVAIELFLAQGYAKTSLSEVAQAAGISRTTLFSYFPSKRDLLWKDFDRRAERAADALADEETPDSVVDLILRAILLHARYDAAEREQLQRRRRVVDQDEELRAFMSLSVTQLTDHLRDAAAARAPEVDSGLVDLLAHALVAAAAHCTDEWTTSDIDEPLDAYVRRRMAPIADGLRSVTPR